TGGTTGGTTTAAAATACTTCGGGATGATACCAAAAAAGCTAGAGAAGTCAAGTGCTTTTCTTGCATAGAATTTGGAAATCAAGTTAATATACAGTTATGAGTATTCGAGAAAAAATATTATCTAATGTCAGTAAAATTGTGATAAAAATTGGGACTCGTGTGCTTACAGATGAGGGTGGATTCCTGGATAAGAATCAAATTATGGAATTATCGAATCAGGTTATTAAACTTCGTTCTAGAGGTTTTAGTGTGGTTGTTGTCAGCTCGGGTTCAATTGGGGCTGGTATCAGCGCTTTAGGCCGTCAGAAAAGACCAAATATTCTTCCTGAACTTCAGGCTGCTGCCGCAATAGGGCAGGGAAAACTAATGGAGGTTTATAACGAATGTTTTAAAAAACATGGGTTTCATGCTGCACAACTGCTTCTTACAAGGCAGGATTTTGAAGATCGTCAGAGATATTTAAACGCATGTAATACACTGCACTCATTATTAAATTTTAAAGCTATTCCAATAATTAATGAAAATGATACTATATCAGTGGAAGAAATAACATTTGGTGATAATGATATTCTCTCCGCACTGGTTACGAATTTATTACGAGCTGATTTGCTTATACTTCTGTCTTCTATAGATGGGTTATACACTGCCCCTCCTGTTTCCGGTAAAAGTAGTCATATTTTGTCTGTTGTGGATTCAATATCAGACGATATTAAGAAGCTGGCATTCAAGCAAAAGACGAAAGAAGGGGTTGGTGGTATGGAGAGTAAGCTTGAGGCTGCTAATATTGCTACAGGTTCAGGGGAGGCAGTCGTAATAGCGAATGGGAGGCAATCAGATATTTTGTCAAAAATAATGAACTAT
This portion of the Candidatus Scalindua japonica genome encodes:
- the proB gene encoding glutamate 5-kinase; this translates as MSIREKILSNVSKIVIKIGTRVLTDEGGFLDKNQIMELSNQVIKLRSRGFSVVVVSSGSIGAGISALGRQKRPNILPELQAAAAIGQGKLMEVYNECFKKHGFHAAQLLLTRQDFEDRQRYLNACNTLHSLLNFKAIPIINENDTISVEEITFGDNDILSALVTNLLRADLLILLSSIDGLYTAPPVSGKSSHILSVVDSISDDIKKLAFKQKTKEGVGGMESKLEAANIATGSGEAVVIANGRQSDILSKIMNYDNVGTLFVPFKKKITSRKRWIGFTVRPKGKIYIDEGALRALKKRGKSLLPSGVVRIDGKFIKGDVVSIVDISENKEIARGLMNYSDDEVRKVKGLRTSLIRKTLGNKPYDEIIHRDNIVML